One window of Strigops habroptila isolate Jane chromosome Z, bStrHab1.2.pri, whole genome shotgun sequence genomic DNA carries:
- the LOC115619909 gene encoding BDNF/NT-3 growth factors receptor-like, translating into MDPSCMKVGGHTMLPIRWMPPESIMYRKFTTESDVWSLGVVLWEIFTYGKQPWYQLSNNEVIECITQGRVLQRPRTCPKEVYDLMLGCWQREPHMRLNIKEIHSLLQNLAKASPVYLDILG; encoded by the exons atGGATCCATCTTGCATGAAG gtTGGGGGTCACACCATGCTGCCCATTCGCTGGATGCCTCCAGAGAGTATCATGTACAGGAAGTTCACCACAGAGAGCGATGTCTGGAGCCTGGGGGTTGTATTATGGGAAATCTTTACCTATGGCAAACAGCCATGGTATCAGCTCTCTAACAACGAG GTGATTGAGTGCATCACTCAGGGCCGAGTCCTGCAGCGACCTCGCACATGCCCCAAGGAAGTGTATGACTTGATGCTGGGCTGTTGGCAACGGGAGCCTCACATGAGGCTCAACATCAAAGAAATCCATTCACTCCTCCAGAATTTGGCCAAGGCATCTCCAGTCTACTTGGATATTTTAGGCTAA